A stretch of DNA from Sandaracinaceae bacterium:
GTCGACAAGGTGCCGCGAGCACGCATTCAGCCCGGCGCAGTCGTGAACAACGAGCCGCTGGGGCGTGTGCTGGAGTACGCGCGGGAACAGCAGATCGAATCCGAAGACGACCGCGCGCAGTTCTCGCGCACGAAGCGGGACTGGAGGCTCGCGCAGAAGCGGATGGTTGCCGTAGGAAGTGAGTGACGCCCTCCTGTGGGTGGCACCCACTAGGCCCTCAGGCTGCCGAACCGCGTGCAAGCCTGAGTATGCGTCGGGCGCCGGATGCCACGATCAGGAAGATGACGGCTCCGACAACCAGGTCCGGAACCCGGGAGCCCGACAGCCCCACACCAGCTGCGGCGGCGATGACGAGCACGTTTACCTTGATGTCGTTGGACGTGAAAATCCAACTCGCCTGGATGTGGATCTCCTTTCGATCAGTTCCTCGGAGAAGCACTAGCGTGGCCGCATTCCCCGCCAGGGCAACGCATGAGACGACGACCATTGTCAGCACGTCCGGGGGCGCCTGTTCCCAGACGAACCGGCGCGCCACCTCGGCTACGCCGAGAAGCGCTAGGACGAGCTGTAGGTAGCCGCTCATCGCGGCCAACCGAGTCTTACGCAGGGCCGAGGTGCCAACGGCTGCTAGGCTCAGCGCGTAGACGGCCGCGTCGGCCAGCATGTCGCAAGAGTCGGCGACCAGGCCCATCGAGCCAGCGATGAGCCCCG
This window harbors:
- a CDS encoding cation transporter, which produces MEKTTYHVAEMDCPSEERIIRLRMEAIAGVDTLVFDLTGRQLDVYHHGAREAVGRSLDTLALGAEEIGHEGDVQLPDGRRPSERHALTWALAINLALFAGESLAGLIAGSMGLVADSCDMLADAAVYALSLAAVGTSALRKTRLAAMSGYLQLVLALLGVAEVARRFVWEQAPPDVLTMVVVSCVALAGNAATLVLLRGTDRKEIHIQASWIFTSNDIKVNVLVIAAAAGVGLSGSRVPDLVVGAVIFLIVASGARRILRLARGSAA